The genomic segment attttctctttgatttaaCACCATCAATGGCGGCATCAGAAGCTGAATCGATTTTCATCATTAATGGTGTTGGTGCGGTGATATTGGTGGCATCAATAATAAatcattttcttgaaaaaagaaagaaagaaaggtcAAGAAATTTCTTCCACAAATTTTAATGATAAATCATTTGATTTAACACCATCGATAGCATTAtcaatgataaattattttcttgaaaaaaggaagaaagaaaagacaagaaATTTCTCCCATAAATTTCAAATCTAAAGAAGAAATTGACGATAAAAGGAGCAGTAAATAAGGGCATAGGTGGATCATTATGCGAGAAAGAAGGGTGTCTTTCCCCCTTTTGTGATGTATATGATATtttaagagagagaaagtaaataaaaaatttaagtaattatttaaaataattaagattttaaataattatgataaGTTAAGAAGTGGTATTAAGTAATTAATCCACCTAATTTAGGTACATTATTTACTTTCcaattagttttatgtttttcaaatAAAGTTGATTTAATTGCTTTAAACTTTCATTATGATGGGTTCATACTAACACGGGTCATACACCACTAAATTAAGAGATGAGAGCGTATTTTGTGTGTAAATCCTACTTGTTATATTATAatgaaaaactatattttttaacACACATAATAATGTATCTATATGTTACAATGAGTGTTTGAAGTTGGACAAGCAAATAGACTAATCATCCCTCCTTATGAGTGGACGCTACCCCATGACTATTTTCAGCATATTGTGATAGTTTCAGCATTTGCATGAatctaataaatacataatagacttcttaaaatatatttttaatcaataatatgatagttaatcaatacatatttttaCCTCTTATTACACTTTTATACAAGTGAAGGTTAGTTTGTACTAGTAAGGGTAGTTTCATAAAATAGAATCAATAGTGGGGTAAATTTATAGTTGTCCTGTTCACATATAATTGGCGTAAAATATAGACTTATTACACCTATCTTTatacatgttttttatttttataaacgtATTATAATGTATTTTCACTCAATTATTCATTGTCTTTTCAACATTACAAATTTCTTATTTACAGAGATCAACTAAGGTTATTTTACAAAGAGTTTTTTCTCTGTCATCACTTTATTATTGCtgcttcttattcttcttctaagatacttcttcttcttcttctatttattttctttttatttattttcttttatggatgatttttcctATATCACCGTATAAGAAAGTTTATCCAAGAGTACCATTTTGAGTCGATTTCTGATGAGTGAAATTTTGAAAAAGCAAAACACAAGTGTTAAAATTTTATGGCTTTTTGGTTTCTAGGTACTTTCAAATAAAGTTGGAATCATGAATTTTTGGATAATTTTGGATTGAATTTCACATgcatgtaaataatttcgtgtgttctctcaaaatcaatcatttttaCTGGTATCTTAAGATTATGTTTGAACTgggtttctcatatttttcttctttttgttattttgatgacTTTTTGATTTCTAAGTACTTTAGATAAAGTTGGCATAGTTTTGGGTTGGACTTCACATGCATGtaaataatttggtgttttctGTCAAAATCAAATGATTTTACTTGCATTCTCAGATTATTTTTGAAGTgggtttctctttttttcttcttcttgttatttTGATGACTTTTTAATTTGTTGGTACTTCTGAATAACGTTGAAAATTTGAACTTTTGGATAGTTGTGGGTTGAATTTCACATGCAACTAGATAGGTTTGTGTTTATTGtcaaaataatcaattttatcTGCATCATCATATTATTCTTCAACTGGcttctcttattcttcttctttttatttttgaaattattagtatttttaaaaaaatttattagattTTGGTTAGgcagaaaaattagaaaagaatttaaaaaagatTGTTATTATGTGCATATTGATATTTCTATTTGGATAATATTTAAGGGGTTGTCTCAACTGACAATTCTACGCCAACTCAAAATCCAACAGCTGAGATTTACGATCTCATCTATTTGTGGTGTTATTAATTTGACCTTAACTTTGCTTTGCTTAGATAGCTCTCCCTACAAAAACATACAACTACTTTCAATAACTATTCTTTCCTTTGTCTTGCAATTAAAGAAGCCCACAACTCCCAAAATATTAGTAATTTTTAAAGCTTCCAttctttgaattgagttttgtAATTTATGTTAGCAAATAAAGTCAgcaaataaagtcctattttcagTCTATTTCTAGCTTTTTCCTAGTCCTTAGGAGAGTAGTTTATCGTgaatttatttcctattttttaggagttatCTTAGTTAGCCGTTCCAGCTTTTTGGTTTATTTTATTGCATCTTTCTGTGTGTAAAATCAGCAGCCTACGACTATGAATAGCAGTCAAGATAGTTCCATTAAAGTCAGTGTATTGACTCCATCTTTAGTCTTAAAATTTCTGCAAATACTTCACTGTTTCACATCTGTTTACAATGGTATCAAAGCGAGCGTGAGATCCTAcagtgaagaaaaaaatacagtAGCACCTAAACCTCTCTTCTCTATTCTGTAACACTCATGGCATCAGATAGTAATTTCGTACAAGCAACAATTTCTCGCTTTgatgatcactatgactattggAGCATGCTGATGGAGAATTTCTTACGGTCAAAGGAGTATTGGCCAATTGTGGAGGATGACATCAATACTCCGGCAGTAGGCAAAATTTTGACGAATACTCAAAAAACAGAGTTGGAAGCGAAAAAATTGAAAGATTTGAAAGCGAAGAATTATCTCTTTCTGGCTATCGATCGTCCCATCCTAGAAACTATTCTTTGCAAAGAAACTTCTAAGGATATTTGGGACTCCATGAAAAAGAAATATCAAGGCACTACTAGAGTGAAGCGTGCACAGCTTCAAGCCTTAAGAAGGGATTTTGAGACTCTGCAGATGAAGGAAGGAGAGTCTGTAATAAGTTATTACGCTAGAACAATGGAGATCAGCAACAAAATGCGATTTTATGGCGAGAAGATGACTGATGTCACAATTGTTGAGAAAATATTGTGCTCTTTGACGTCGAAGTATGATTATGTGGTTTGCTCCATTGAGGAATCAAAAGATATAGATGAGTTATTGTTGGATGAATTACAAAGCTCCCTATTAGTACATGAACAGAAGATGAATCCTTATTGGTGCATGAACAGAAGATGAACCGCAATTCAACTTCTGAGGAGCAAGCCTTGAAGGCTTCTACTTTTGTTTCTTCTAATTCTAGAGGAAGgggtagaggtagaggtagagaaAAAGGGAGAGAAGATAGAGGAAATAGAGATGGCGACAGAAATTTTAGAGCCAATGATGATGCCAAAGGCAGGGGTAAGAATTTTGATAAATCAAAAGTCGAATGCTATCGATGTCATAAATTTGGTCATTATCAGTCTGAGTATTACACTAGGCTACCTAGTGACAAGGGTGAGAAGTCAAATTTTATTGAAAGCAACGAAACCGAGACCTTGTTGATGGCAATAGACACAGAAGAAAAACCCGTGCAAGATGTTTGGTATCTGGGCACAGGCTGCATTAATCACATGAGTGGGAGTaagtcttatttttcttctttaaatgaAGGCTTTCGTTCTAAAGTTAGTTTCGGTGATTGCTCTACTGTGGATGCAATGGGAAAAGGTGATATTAAAATTAAAGCCAAGAATGGTTTTGAAGAAATAATATCAAATGTGCTTTATGTTACCGCTTTAAAAAGCAACTTGTTAAGTGTTGGACAATTGCAAGAAAAGGGATATTCTATTTTCATCGGGAAAGATGTTTGTGAGATTTATAGTCCTACTAGAAGAGCTATTGCTGTTGCGAAAATGAATTCAAAGAGGTTATTTCCCTTGAATATTGAGAGCATTCAGTTTTGTTTAAAGGCAGAAGTAAAAAATCCCTCATGGATGTGGCATTTTAGATATGGTCACTTGGGTTTTGGTGGATTAAAAACTCACCAATAGAAAAATATAGTGATCGGTCTTCCAGAAATCATCATCCCTTCCCAAGTTTGTAAAGAATGTGTTGTTGGCAAACAACATCGTTCTCAATTTCCAAAAGGAAAGTCGTGGAGAGCAAAGGGTATTTTGAATTTGGTGCATTCAGATATCTGTGGCCCAATTAAACCAATTTCTAATGGAGGTAAAAGGTATTTCATTACCTTTACGGATGAATATTCCTGAAAAACTTTAGTGTATTTTTTACAAGAAAAATCAGAAGCTTTTGGATCATTTAAAAGCTTCAAGACTCATGTAGAAAATGAAACTGGAAGGGTCATAAAGACTCTTCGAACTGATCATGGGGGCGAGTATTGCTCAAAACTCTTTGAAGACTTTTGTGAATTTAGTGGAATTCGAAGAGAGCTCACCACTGcttatacaccacaacaaaatggtataTCGGAGAGGAAGAATAAAACCATTCTCCATATGGTGCGGAGTTTGCTGGccaaaggaaaaatgaaaaagactTTCTGGCCAGAAGCGGTAAATTGGAGCATTAATGTATTAAATAGAAGTCCAACATTTGTTGTTCAAAACATGACTCCGGAGAAAGCTTGGAGTGGAAGAAAACCAACTGTGGACCACTTTCAAATTTTTGATTGCATTGCCTATGCGCATATTCTAGAAGAGAATGAGGACAGGAAGAAGCTTGATGACAAAAGCAAAAAATGTATCTTTCTCGGTATTAGTGAAGCATCAAAGGTATATAAATTGCTTAATCCACTGACGAAGAAGATTGTAATCAGTAGAGATGTTATTTTTGATGAAGAAAATACTTGGGATTGGAGTATGCAGAAGTCTACTCCAATCATATTTGATACAGGAACCGAAGAAGTAGATGTAATACCCGAAAGTGCAGTGAATTCAACTCCGACAACTGCTGAAATTTTACCAACTCTTGCTGAAAGTTCAATAACTGCTGAAACTTTACCAACAGCTTTAGAAGAAACTGATGCAGCAGCTCAGTCTCTTCGTCGTGCTCGCAAAAAGCCCGTATGGATGATGGACTATGAGGTAACAGGAATTAATGCAAATAATGATGCGGTTAACCATTTTGCATTATTTGCAGACTGTGACCCaattatttttttgagtattgttagagaagaaaaataaagaaaggcgATGGATGATGAAATTGAAGCTATTGAAAGGAATGATACTTGGGAACTTATTGATCTTACTGAGAAACACAAGATTATTGGTATTAAGTGGGTTTATAAGACGAAACTGAAAGAAAATGGCGAAATCAACAAGTATAAAGCTCGATTGGTCGCTAAGGGATACAAGAAAGAGTATGGTATGGATTATACTGAAGTTTTTGCTCCAGTTTCAAGGCATGACACTATTAGAATGATAATTGCCTTGGCAGCACAAAATTCATGGCCGATCTTCCAATTGGATGTCAAATCAGCATTTCTACACGGATACTTGGAGGAAGAGGTATTTATCGAACAACCCCCTGGTTATGTTAAGATTGGAAGTGAGAATAAAGTTTATCGATTAAAGAAAGatctttatggactaaaacaagcccCACGGGCTTGGTATTGTCGCATTGAGGCTTATTTTCagaaaatgggttttcaaaagtGTCCATATGAGCCTACACTTTTTGTGAAAATTGGAGAGAATGGGAAAATGCTCATTGCGTGTTTGTATGTCGATGATCTCATCTTCATGGGAATAAAGTGACATGTTTTCTGATTTCAAGAAGTGTATGATGGATGAATTCGATATGTCTGATCTCGGTAAGATGCATTACTTTCTTGGTTTAGAAGTAGTGCAATCTGATGATGGCATATTTGTTTCCCAAAAGAAGTACATGAGAGAAATTTTAAACAGATTTAAGATGCAGCATTGCAATCCAACCAACATTCCAGTTGAGTTTGGCTTGAAACTAACCAAAGCTGGGAGCGGAAAGAAGACGGATAGCGCTTTTTACAAGCAAATTGTGGGTAGTCTAATGTACCTAACTGCTACAAGACCATACATCATGTATGTTTTTAGTCTTGTAAGTAGATATATGGAGTGCCCAACTGAAATGCATATCTTAGCTGCGAAGAGAATTCTTTGTTACTTACAAGGAACCAAGGATTTTGAAATTTTCTACAGGAAGGGAGAAAGGGCAGATTTGATTGGCTTTACTGATAGCGATTATGCAGGAGATCAAGATGGTAGAAAGAGCACCTCAGGTTATGTCTTTATGCTAGGCGCAGGGGCTGTATTGTGGTCTTCCAAAACGCAAACAGTTGTTACATTATTAAGTACAGAAGCTGAATTTGTAGCTGCTACAGCTTGTGCTTGTCAAGTTATTTGTCTTAGGAGAATCCTTAAAGAGTTGCAATTCAAGATGGAAAGTGCTACTATGATATTTTGTGGCAACAATTCTGCAATCAAGTTGTCAAAGAATCCTGTGAACCATGGAAGAAGCAAGCACATTGATGTGACGTATTATTTTCTGCGAGATCTCAACAATGAAGGAACAATAGAGCTTCAGTATTGCCGAAGTCAAGATCAGTTGGCAGACATTCTTACTAAACCTCTCAGGTTTCTCCCTTTCCAACAGCTGAGGAGGTCGATGGGTATTGGCACGATGAAAGAATTCAACTAGCTACTGTTAACGTGAAGCTTGAGAGATTTCAATTTAAGGGAGAGTGTTAGCAAATAAAGTCAGCAAATAAAGTCCTATTTCCAGTCTATTTCTAGCTTTGCCCTAGTCTTTAGGAGAGTAGTTTATCGTGAAtttgtttcctattttttaggagttatCTTAGTTAGTCGTTCCAGctttttggtttattttgttgCGTCTTTCTGTGTATAAAATCAGCAGCCTACGACTATGAATAACAGTCAATATAGTTCCATTAAATTCAATGTATTGACTCCATCTTTAGTCTTAAAATTTTTTGCATATACTTCGTTGTTTCACTTCTGTTTACAATTTAGTGACTATGC from the Capsicum annuum cultivar UCD-10X-F1 chromosome 9, UCD10Xv1.1, whole genome shotgun sequence genome contains:
- the LOC124887324 gene encoding uncharacterized protein LOC124887324, whose protein sequence is MASDSNFVQATISRFDDHYDYWSMLMENFLRSKEYWPIVEDDINTPAVGKILTNTQKTELEAKKLKDLKAKNYLFLAIDRPILETILCKETSKDIWDSMKKKYQGTTRVKRAQLQALRRDFETLQMKEGESVISYYARTMEISNKMRFYGEKMTDVTIVEKILCSLTSKYDYVVCSIEESKDIDELLLDELQSSLLVHEQKMNPYWCMNRR